The following coding sequences lie in one Prionailurus viverrinus isolate Anna chromosome X, UM_Priviv_1.0, whole genome shotgun sequence genomic window:
- the LOC125157063 gene encoding olfactory receptor 10A7-like, with amino-acid sequence MTQISEFILLGFGDLHGLQFLLFGVFLVIYVVTVIGNIVILTVVSADRSLHTPMYFFLGHFSFLEIGYTTTIEPMMLRTLLSAHVPISFPGCACQFYFFAALVATECFFLAVMSYDRYIAICNPLHYSSIMDYRGCLQLAGASWVAGFLAPILLMILTFQLTFCTTNEIDHFFCDLKPIMKLACTDTQVAEMTSFICTSLFALGPFMLTLASYTHIISTILRISSTTGKQRAFSTCSSHLIVVSLYYGTLGIVYGFPSGPQYEDLLKLLSRGAWLLSLLYTVLTPALNPIIYTLRNKDVKVALGKLVK; translated from the exons atgacTCAAATTTCAGAATTCATCCTTTTGGGTTTTGGGGATCTTCATGgccttcagtttcttctttttgggGTATTTCTGGTCATCTATGTGGTGACTGTCATAGGCAACATTGTAATCTTAACTGTGGTGTCAGCTGATCGCTCCCTTCACACccccatgtatttctttcttggccatttctCCTTCCTAGAGATTGGCTACACCACTACCATTGAGCCCATGATGCTGAGGACATTGTTATCAGCTCACGTGCCTATTTCCTTCCCAGGATGTGCttgccagttttatttttttgctgctCTAGTAGCCACAGAATGCTTCTTCCTGGCTGTAATGTCTTACGATCGCTACATAGCCATCTGTAACCCATTGCATTACTCCAGCATAATGGACTACCGGGGTTGCTTACAGCTAGCTGGTGCCTCTTGGGTGGCTGGATTTCTGGCACCCATCCTTCTCATGATCCTCACTTTTCAGTTAACATTCTGCACGACCAATGAGATTGACCACTTCTTCTGTGATTTGAAGCCCATCATGAAACTGGCCTGCACTGATACTCAAGTAGCTGAGATGACCTCTTTTATATGTACCTCTTTATTTGCCCTTGGCCCCTTCATGCTAACTCTAGCATCTTATACTCACATCATCTCCACCATTCTGAGGATCTCTTCTACCACAGGGAAGCAGAGGGCCTTCTCCACCTGTTCCTCCCATCTGATAGTGGTCAGTCTGTATTATGGAACACTGGGCATTGTCTATGGCTTCCCATCAGGGCCACAGTATGAAGACTTATTGAAGTTgctttcccggggcgcctgg ttgctTTCCCTTCTGTATACAGTGCTCACCCCTGCTCTCAACCCTATTATTTACACCCTAAGAAACAAGGATGTAAAAGTCGCTCTGGGAAAATTGGTGAAATGA